The Zingiber officinale cultivar Zhangliang chromosome 2A, Zo_v1.1, whole genome shotgun sequence genomic sequence TTAATGCCCGACAATATCAAGCACGTAGTGGCCTTGATATGGGATAATATCAAGCCCATGCTGAaaatatcaagcccacgttgagCCTAATATTGGACCATATCATGCCCTTTTTAATCGTGTGCATTGGAAAATGGAGGGGGATTTAGGAGGTTGGCGGGAGGGGTAAAAAgggaataatattatttttggtgttcttTTTGGTAGTTTTAATACTACGCTATTTGTTTTGGTAAATAAAGAAATGTTGTTGCTCCTTTTGGTAAAAAGCcgaaaaaaaatctattaatgTTCAGCCATAAATAATAAAGCcgaaaaaaaatctattaatgTTCAACCATAAATAATTATTACCATAGCCTGGTCAATATTGTGAAAGGACTTTAAGTCGGATTTGTGGATGTGGATGTAATATTTATCTAATTTAACTGTTGCTTTcacttttatataaaattaatttatgtttttataAATGTAGATTAGTTACGAGCTATATTGATATTTCTATCTTTATTtgtatatttatattattttaacaaGAGTTGAAGATCTATCATGGTTTATGGAGAGATTGTATTTTAGAGACATCATATTTGAATTTATAAGTATATGTTTTGACATAGAGAATATAGCAAGCGATGTTAAAGTAAGCTCAAAACCGCATATAATTATATCAAAGCATTTATGATTATAACAATGATATCAAAGCTAAAGTTATTAGAATATGGAGTGACGCATCCCGGGTTTTATAATAGTTGAAGTAAATAAGATAGTTGATACATATATTATTAAGGTTGATGAAAATTTTAGCGagcataaattatttaaaagttaatgAAAAGATGGATGATATATAGATTATCTAAGTCTAGCCGAAGTTTATCAATATTTCAAATCTAGATGGGATGTTTAATTTTCCTCTGTGATATGTGTGGTAAAAGATTAAATCGTCACCTTAGCGACCCTTTCAGGGTGGCCCTCACATTTCTTGGAAGGGGATAAATCACGGAGAGCTTCACTCAGCAACAGTAGCGTATGTATAGGGACGGGACGGGTCGGGTGAGACAACCAACGGAGTATTCCGCATATGCTGGAAATCGATTTCGAACTTATTTGTGGCAAGCTTACTACATAAAGTATCTGCGCCAACTCGTGAGGGTTTCCTGTGTGGATATGATATCATTGATGCAACCCCCATGTGGTACTCTATTTagcataagaaaaagaaaagattttaaagaattaTCAAGTACTATCCCATATGCCTTGCATATAATATCATTTTAAAGAATTTGATGAATAATTAGAttcttaaataaaaattttatggtATATTGTTTAATGAAAGAGGTAATTGATATTgggagaaaattttaaattttggctTAGGATATTTTACCAGAGAAGATGAATGAAGTTTGTATATATTTAAATAGATTGCTTaaggggaaaaaaaatatattaaggagCTCAATTATCCAGCTTAGTTTTTCGAGCTCTCCCCTCTAAGCACAGTTCAAGCTCTTCGCTCAGAGCTTAACCCTCCAAGCTCTCCACTCGGAGTTCCTCAAACTCTTCCTTAGCTCAGTTTTCAACATTTCTAGTGGTTAGGAAGTAAATGTCATCAACTGTGTTGATGAATTGCATTTTCCTAGTTCTCCACTCCAAACAAGCTCAATTCCTCGAGCTCTCTCTAAATCTTCTCAAGATAAAGGTACTATCACCTATGCGATTATTGGCCACGAGCATATGTAACCACAATCCCTATAATGGTCCCTTCACGATCATCACTTTTGCCCAACAATGGTTGACATTAAAGGAGGTTATCATAATTAATGGCCAAGAACCCATGATTATTGGGTAAAATGATTGAAGAGTACCTTAACTTTCTGAAGATCGTGGTAACAATCTCCATGTATATCTGTCAATCTAATACCTATAATACTCAGGTAAGTGTGTCATTTAGAAACTAATGAAACTCTAGTTTTCGTACTTTTTATCATTGTCCAATACGCTCTCTATCTCATAACTTAAGCAAACGAactttatcaaaaaataatttttgatgcCCTGACATTTATTTTTGGGCGTGCAATTCAAACCATGTTAAACCTCGCTCCATTTTGATAGACATTCACATCATTATCTCTAAAGCATTAAAAGGTTAATTATCCAACAAATTAGTCATCAGAAATGCAAGAACAGAGCTTTAAATAAAGGCATTATATGACTGAAATCAAACAATTAGCAAACACTGAAtgaacagaagaagaaaaaacacactaaaattttatttcaatacAGTTAGTGATACTCGAGGATACTTCGACCAGGGGCTGATTGGAAACTAATACATCGTTGAATTGCTCTTTACTGGTGCGACTTTTCAGCTTTTGCAATCGTGTCTTTATTTCCTCCTCAGTCCCTCTTTTGATACGAGAGAAACTCTTCAAACGTCTTCCGGGGCATGATCATTCGTAATTTAATTAGCTCTACAGATGTAGAGCCATGAAGCAAGTGATCGTCCCTTGCCATTTCATTAGTGCTCTGTATATGCATAGCATCCACACGTATATCAAACCTGGTTTTGTTGTTATTACATTTCTTAAGAAGCTGAGTCAATATCATCGTTGAGGATTGATCTTTAAGATCGAAGTCAAAGTTTAAAAAAACTGCGTCCTTTTTGTATCCCGgacaaaaaattctataaatttcgTGTTCTGCTGTTAATCCCTGTCAATCAAAGCAAATTTTGTTAGAGCGTGTATAAAAATTAGGAAGGTCAGCTTTATCGATCGATCTTCTCATACGTTTGGAGTTGTGTTAGAATTCAGCATGAGCCAAGCGGTGCCATCGATTCCATAAGCAGATTCGAGAATCCTCATCAATGCACTTCCAGGATCTGTCGCCGGATAGATGGTGAAAAGTAATGACGCGTTCCGGACCTTGGGAGCTTCAATGCGCAGCTCATGGGCGACGTTGACGGTGAGCGACTCAAGATTTGGGCAGCGGACATTGATGGGGCTGATGGTGCGGTGTCCGAATAATAGGATTAGATGCTTAATGGAGGCGGAGTGGATGCTTAGGTTGCCCGTGCATTCGGAGGAACAGATGAAATGTAGAGTCTCGAGGAAAGGGCAAGAGATGAGGAAGGCTTGCAGGAAATCATTCTGTCGAAGGTCGCAATATTTAATTTTGAGGGAGGTGAGAAGGGTGCAAGCGATGGGCGGATGGGGGTGGCCATCAAAGCATCCCACCAAGATTCCGTCTAAGGAGACACTCCTCAGCGACTTGACGCCGAAGAAGCCGCAATTTTCGCCGAAGAAGCCGCAATTTTCCTGGCCGCTGAAATGCAACCATCCGATACTGGAGTTTTCGAGGATGAGATCTTGGACGCCCACCTCGACGAGGTCCTCGACGAGGAGCTGCTCGAGGCGTTTGGATAAATAGGTGAAGTCGTGGAAGACGATGTGGCATTGGCGGATCAGGGCGCGGGGAAAGGTAAAATGTTGGCTGATGTCGACGCCGCCGGAGGGATGCACGACCTCGAGGCGGAAGGCGTCGAGTCGGGGTATGGAGGGGAGGAGGCGGAGCAAGCGGGAG encodes the following:
- the LOC122041381 gene encoding uncharacterized protein LOC122041381 produces the protein MTDHYNRRHDQASALEDRLTSLHNDLLISILSFLPIKQRVALSAVCSRLLRLLPSIPRLDAFRLEVVHPSGGVDISQHFTFPRALIRQCHIVFHDFTYLSKRLEQLLVEDLVEVGVQDLILENSSIGWLHFSGQENCGFFGENCGFFGVKSLRSVSLDGILVGCFDGHPHPPIACTLLTSLKIKYCDLRQNDFLQAFLISCPFLETLHFICSSECTGNLSIHSASIKHLILLFGHRTISPINVRCPNLESLTVNVAHELRIEAPKVRNASLLFTIYPATDPGSALMRILESAYGIDGTAWLMLNSNTTPNGLTAEHEIYRIFCPGYKKDAVFLNFDFDLKDQSSTMILTQLLKKCNNNKTRFDIRVDAMHIQSTNEMARDDHLLHGSTSVELIKLRMIMPRKTFEEFLSYQKRD